One window of the Nicotiana tabacum cultivar K326 unplaced genomic scaffold, ASM71507v2 Un00587, whole genome shotgun sequence genome contains the following:
- the LOC107772820 gene encoding uncharacterized protein LOC107772820 codes for MIKKGEDTNEDVALGNSNKRNKGISRKILRYFPIIPRLQRLFMTKRTAEDMRWYKNKRADDGVLRHPADSLAWKSFDEKYPSFASDPRNIRLGLASDGFNPFGSMSNAYSMWPVILIPYNLPPWLCMKQSNLLLSLLIPGPKGPGMDIDVYLQPLIDDLKILWESGIETYDAFTKQNFFLRAFLLWTINDYPAYGILSGWSTKGKLACPICHIHTCSIYLKHGRKQCYMGHRRFLEVNHPFRRNKSSFDNTKEERLAPQALSGDDALAQLNTSSQVLVDGSTRKRKRDAIRYDNWKKKSVFFELPYWRTLLLRHNLDVMHIEKNISESVIGTLLDIEGKPKDTLKSRLDLQELKIKKPLHTIKNENKYILPPASYTMSKTEKIQFCQLIKEVKFPDAYASNISRCVNVKEARIFGLKSHDHHVLFQRIFPPIIKGILPKDAYDPLVELSLFFSDLCAKELHVEKLDQLDKSIRMTICKLERVFLPTFFDVMVHLAIHLAMEAKLGGPVQFRWMYYIERFLRTLKSYVRNKAHPEGSIAEGYLAEECMTFCSKYLTDMETKQNRPDRNFDSSNIEPNGLSIFNCRGKPLAGGAWINLSTHEINQAHFYILQNCEKVRPWMEQHLEILRKENNRNVSRGTRRNSLCGLRKRW; via the exons ATGATAAAAAAAGGAGAAGATACTAATGAAGATGTTGCTTTAGGAAATTCGAATAAGAGAAATAAAGGAATTTCAAGAAAGATTCTTAGATATTTTCCTATAATACCAAGATTACAACGATTGTTTATGACAAAACGTACCGCTGAAGATATGAGATGGTATAAAAATAAGCGAGCCGATGATGGAGTTTTACGACATCCAGCTGACTCATTGGCGTGGAAAAGTTTTGATGAAAAGTATCCAAGTTTTGCTTCAGATCCACGTAATATAAGGCTTGGGCTTGCTTCAGATGGATTTAATCCTTTTGGTTCAATGAGTAATGCTTATAGCATGTGGCCAGTAATCTTGATCCCATATAATCTCCCCCCATGGTTATGTATGAAACAATCAAATCTTTTGTTGTCTTTGCTTATTCCTGGACCAAAAGGCCCTGGTATGGATATTGATGTGTATCTCCAACCCTTGATAGATGATTTGAAAATCTTATGGGAGAGTGGAATTGAAACTTATGATGCTTTTACGAAACAAAATTTTTTCTTGCGTGCTTTCTTGTTGTGGACAATTAATGACTATCCAGCTTATGGTATTTTATCCGGTTGGAGCACTAAAGGTAAATTAGCTTGTCCGATTTGTCATATACATACTTGTTCCATTTACTTGAAACATGGTCGAAAGCAATGCTATATGGGTCATCGTAGGTTCTTGGAAGTAAATCATCCATTTCGTCGGAATAAAAGTTCTTTTGATAACACAAAGGAGGAAAGACTCGCACCACAAGCTTTGAGTGGAGATGATGCGCTTGCACAACTTAATACATCCTCACAAGTGTTAGTTGACGGCagcacaagaaaaagaaaacgggATGCTATAAGATATGACAATTGGAAGAAGAAAAGTGTATTCTTTGAACTCCCATATTGGAGGACTTTATTGTTGAGACATAATTTGGATGTGATGCATATAGAGAAAAACATCAGTGAAAGTGTGATAGGGACGTTATTAGATATTGAAGGAAAACCAAAGGACACATTAAAATCTCGATTGGATTTACAAGAGTTGAAAATTAAAAAACCCCTTCATACAATAAAAAATGAGAATAAATACATACTTCCTCCAGCAAGCTATACAATGTCTAAAACCGAGAAGATTCAATTTTGCCAGCTAATCAAAGAAGTCAAGTTTCCTGATGCTTATGCTTCTAACATTAGTCGTTGTGTCAATGTTAAGGAAGCAAGAATTTTTGGACTTAAAAGTCATGATCACCATGTTCTTTTTCAACGTATTTTTCCACCTATAATCAAGGGGATTTTGCCAAAGGATGCATATGATCCATTAGTTGAACTATCATTATTCTTTAGCGATTTGTGCGCTAAAGAGTTGCATGTGGAAAAGTTAGATCAACTAGATAAAAGTATACGGATGACAATTTGTAAATTAGAGCGTGTGTTTTTGCCAACATTCTTTGATGTTATGGTTCATTTGGCAATACATTTGGCAATGGAGGCAAAATTGGGTGGTCCCGTTCAATTTCGATGGATGTATTACATTGAAAG ATTTTTGCGCACCTTGAAAAGTTATGTACGAAATAAAGCCCACCCAGAAGGATCAATTGCTGAGGGATATCTTGCTGAGGAATGCATGACATTTTGTTCCAAATATTTGACTGATATGGAGACAAAGCAAAATCGTCCAGATAGAAATTTTGATTCTTCAAATATAGAACCCAATGGCTTATCCATATTTAATTGTCGTGGTAAGCCATTAGCAGGGGGTGCTTGGATAAACTTGAGCACTCATGAAATCAATCAAGCTCATTTTTACATCCTCCAAAATTGTGAGAAAGTCAGACCTTGGATGGA GCAACACTTAGAAATATTAAGGAAGGAGAATAATAGAAATGTTTCAAGAGGCACAAGGAGGAATTCCCTTTGTGGTTTGAGAAAAAG GTGGTAG
- the LOC107771536 gene encoding uncharacterized protein LOC107771536 isoform X1: protein MLSSQKFYFNHLAEMPIMMTDAHVSNNDGTTDVISNPSSDKGKKRKGRGKTTWLSIQKKRKDSDNGKLKVIIPSDRTVAVGPGANDFVTELSVKVMHNARHDVKNWKEVPDIAKDRICAHMLDTFQLPDTQHNRDTILKTANNLYRYRRSRLNDHFKKYATKEDCLQNMPPDVNEAEWRFLVEYFDSDTFKRMSEQNKTNKGKQEMNHICGRKSFQAVSFEQRNTSTGKEPNLQKLWELTHMKNGHWINDASAELNDKVKEYVAEQIQEIEEDTDLDLVVNAAFVKFVGETSSYCRGQGSGVKSTSRKSMNGIQEKLQAQQKEVEEERRKRESVECQLKEVKIQLEEERKSREAMVRDQKLLKQSMMALASHLLSNENGVSAGILNIISNLSGSNESSCSRLMDDITVRKLRLTLVKVNSLVDIIHYHVCIIFQSSILSSPPPPFIS, encoded by the exons ATGCTTTCTTCACAGAAGTTCTATTTCAATCACCTTGCCGAAATG CCTATCATGATGACAGATGCGCATGTTTCTAATAATGATGGAACTACTGATGTAATCTCAAATCCATCGTCAG ATAAAggtaaaaagagaaaaggaagagggAAGACTACATGGCTTTCAATCCAAAAGAAACGCAAAGATAGTGACAATGGAAAGTTGAAGGTGATTATTCCATCAGATCGAACTGTAGCAGTAGGTCCTGGAGCTAATGATTTCGTTACCGAGCTCTCTGTTAAAGTTATGCATAATGCTAGGCATGATGTCAAGAATTGGAAGGAAGTTCCTGATATTGCAAAAGATAGGATTTGTGCCCATATGCTG gACACCTTCCAACTTCCAGACACACAACACAATCGGGATACTATCCTTAAAACAGCTAATAATTTATATAGATATCGTCGTAGTAGGCTCAATGATCATTTCAAGAAATATGCTACAAAGGAGGATTGCTTGCAGAACATGCCACCCGATGTTAATGAAGCTGAATGGAGATTCCTGGTTGAATATTTCGATTCTGATACTTTTAAG AGAATGAGTGAGCAAAACAAAACCAATAAGGGAAAACAAGAAATGAATCATATTTGCGGCAGAAAATCCTTCCAGGCGGTATCTTTTGAACAG AGAAATACAAGCACCGGAAAAGAGCCAAACTTGCAAAAACTTTGGGAATTGACTCACATGAAGAACGGACATTGGATTAATGATGCCTCTGCGGAATTAAAT GATAAGGTGAAAGAATATGTTGCTGAACAAATTCAAGAAATTGAAGAGGATACTGATTTGGACTTGGTTGTTAATGCTGCATTTGTGAAATTTGTTGGAGAAACATCAAGTTATTGCCGTGGTCAAGGATCAGGAGTTAAGTCAACAAGTAGGAAATCCATGAATGGAATTCAAGAGAAACTGCAAGCACAAcaaaaagaggtggaagaagaacGTCGTAAAAGAGAGAGTGTAGAATGCCAGCTAAAGGAAGTAAAGATTCAGCTTGAGGAGGAGCGGAAAAGTCGAGAAGCCATGGTGCGTGACCAAAAACTATTGAAACAGAGCATGATGGCACTAGCATCCCATTTGCTAAGTAATGAG AATGGAGTTTCTGCTGGAATTCTCAATATTATTTCTAATTTAAGTGGTTCAAATGAGTCAAGTTGTTCAAGACTTATGGATGACATAACGGTAAGAAAACTTCGTCTAACTCTTGTAAAAGTAAATTCCTTGGTTGATATTATTCACTATCATGTTTGCATTATATTTCAATCTAGTATCTTGTCGTCGCCGCCACCACCATTCATATCATGA
- the LOC107771536 gene encoding uncharacterized protein LOC107771536 isoform X2, whose product MLSSQKFYFNHLAEMPIMMTDAHVSNNDGTTDVISNPSSDKGKKRKGRGKTTWLSIQKKRKDSDNGKLKVIIPSDRTVAVGPGANDFVTELSVKVMHNARHDVKNWKEVPDIAKDRICAHMLDTFQLPDTQHNRDTILKTANNLYRYRRSRLNDHFKKYATKEDCLQNMPPDVNEAEWRFLVEYFDSDTFKRMSEQNKTNKGKQEMNHICGRKSFQAVSFEQRNTSTGKEPNLQKLWELTHMKNGHWINDASAELNDKVKEYVAEQIQEIEEDTDLDLVVNAAFVKFVGETSSYCRGQGSGVKSTSRKSMNGIQEKLQAQQKEVEEERRKRESVECQLKEVKIQLEEERKSREAMVRDQKLLKQSMMALASHLLSNENGVSAGILNIISNLSGSNESSCSRLMDDITENLYLNRILAGLL is encoded by the exons ATGCTTTCTTCACAGAAGTTCTATTTCAATCACCTTGCCGAAATG CCTATCATGATGACAGATGCGCATGTTTCTAATAATGATGGAACTACTGATGTAATCTCAAATCCATCGTCAG ATAAAggtaaaaagagaaaaggaagagggAAGACTACATGGCTTTCAATCCAAAAGAAACGCAAAGATAGTGACAATGGAAAGTTGAAGGTGATTATTCCATCAGATCGAACTGTAGCAGTAGGTCCTGGAGCTAATGATTTCGTTACCGAGCTCTCTGTTAAAGTTATGCATAATGCTAGGCATGATGTCAAGAATTGGAAGGAAGTTCCTGATATTGCAAAAGATAGGATTTGTGCCCATATGCTG gACACCTTCCAACTTCCAGACACACAACACAATCGGGATACTATCCTTAAAACAGCTAATAATTTATATAGATATCGTCGTAGTAGGCTCAATGATCATTTCAAGAAATATGCTACAAAGGAGGATTGCTTGCAGAACATGCCACCCGATGTTAATGAAGCTGAATGGAGATTCCTGGTTGAATATTTCGATTCTGATACTTTTAAG AGAATGAGTGAGCAAAACAAAACCAATAAGGGAAAACAAGAAATGAATCATATTTGCGGCAGAAAATCCTTCCAGGCGGTATCTTTTGAACAG AGAAATACAAGCACCGGAAAAGAGCCAAACTTGCAAAAACTTTGGGAATTGACTCACATGAAGAACGGACATTGGATTAATGATGCCTCTGCGGAATTAAAT GATAAGGTGAAAGAATATGTTGCTGAACAAATTCAAGAAATTGAAGAGGATACTGATTTGGACTTGGTTGTTAATGCTGCATTTGTGAAATTTGTTGGAGAAACATCAAGTTATTGCCGTGGTCAAGGATCAGGAGTTAAGTCAACAAGTAGGAAATCCATGAATGGAATTCAAGAGAAACTGCAAGCACAAcaaaaagaggtggaagaagaacGTCGTAAAAGAGAGAGTGTAGAATGCCAGCTAAAGGAAGTAAAGATTCAGCTTGAGGAGGAGCGGAAAAGTCGAGAAGCCATGGTGCGTGACCAAAAACTATTGAAACAGAGCATGATGGCACTAGCATCCCATTTGCTAAGTAATGAG AATGGAGTTTCTGCTGGAATTCTCAATATTATTTCTAATTTAAGTGGTTCAAATGAGTCAAGTTGTTCAAGACTTATGGATGACATAACG GAGAATTTGTATCTTAATAGAATTTTGGCTGGACTTTTATAA